One part of the Sus scrofa isolate TJ Tabasco breed Duroc chromosome 8, Sscrofa11.1, whole genome shotgun sequence genome encodes these proteins:
- the HGFAC gene encoding hepatocyte growth factor activator isoform X2 — MGRWAWVPSPCPPPRLSLLLLLLLLVPRGAQPQAGRNQTEAPAQKATVTPGTPLIPVTSATLRPPATRAPKAEGPHGGGLTPLPRAAPSNSSAGGTVLTEAGQPCRFPFRYGGRMIHSCTSEGSAHRKWCATTHNYDRDRAWGYCVQASTPWEGPAALDPCASGPCLNGGSCSSTQDPESYHCTCPVDFAGKDCGSEKCFDESRYEYLEAGDRWARVHEGRVEQCECAGGQVRCQGTRHTACLSSPCLNGGTCHLIVATGTTVCACPPGHAGRLCNIVPAQSCFVGSGTEYRGVASTAASGLSCLAWNSDLLYQELHVDSVGAAALLGLGPHAYCRNPDKDERPWCYVVKDSALSWEYCRLAACESLARIQPLPPEVLLTLPEPTAAGPAGRQNCGKRHKKRTFLRPRIIGSLVHTCWVVSAAHCFANSPPRESVSVVLGQHFFNRTTDVTQTFAIVKYIPYPLYSVFNPSDHDLVLIRLEKKGERCAVRSQFVQPICLPEPGSPFPAGHKCQIAGWGHQDENVSGYSSSLREALVPLVADHKCSSPEVYGADISPNMLCAGYFDCRSDACQGDSGGPLACEKNGVAHLYGIISWGDGCGRLNKPGVYTRVANYVDWINDRIWPSKRPADPS; from the exons ATGGGGCGCTGGGCCTgggtccccagcccctgccccccacccaggctgtcactgctgctgctgctgctgctgctggtgcctCGCGGGGCTCAGCCCCAGGCTGGCAGG AACCAAACGGAAGCCCCAGCGCAAAAGGCCACAGTGACTCCTGGGACTCCCCTGATCCCGGTAACCTCGGCGACCCTCAGGCCCCCAGCCACGAGGGCTCCAAAGGCAGAGGGACCCCATGGTGGGGGGCTTACCCccctgcccagggcagcccccTCCAACAGCAGCGCTGGAGGCACAG TGCTCACCGAGGCCGGGCAGCCCTGCAGGTTCCCCTTCCGTTACGGCGGCCGCATGATCCACTCCTGCACTTCGGAGGGCAGCGCCCACAGGAAGTG GTGTGCCACGACTCACAACTATGACCGGGACCGGGCTTGGGGCTACTGCGTGCAGGCCTCCACTCCCTGGGAGGGCCCAG CTGCCCTGGATCCCTGTGCCTCTGGCCCCTGCCTCAATGGGGGCTCGTGCTCCAGCACCCAGGACCCTGAGTCATACCACTGCACCTGCCCCGTGGACTTCGCTGGCAAGGACTGCGGCTCGG AGAAGTGCTTTGATGAGAGCCGCTACGAGTACCTGGAGGCGGGCGATCGCTGGGCACGTGTGCACGAGGGCCGAGTGGAACAGTGCGAGTGTGCGGGGGGCCAGGTGCGGTGCCAGGGGACCCGTCACACAG CTTGTCTGAGCAGCCCCTGCCTCAACGGGGGCACCTGCCACCTGATCGTTGCCACCGGGACCACGGTGTGCGCCTGTCCCCCGGGCCACGCCGGGCGGCTCTGCAACATCG TGCCTGCCCAGAGCTGCTTCGTGGGGAGCGGGACCGAGTACCGAGGCGTGGCCAGCACAGCGGCCTCAGGCCTCAGCTGCCTGGCCTGGAACTCCGACCTCCTCTACCAGGAGCTGCACGTGGACTCCGTGGGCGCCGCGGCCCTGCTCGGCCTGGGCCCCCACGCCTACTGCCG gaacCCAGACAAGGATGAGAGGCCCTGGTGCTACGTGGTGAAGGACAGCGCCCTCTCGTGGGAGTACTGCCGCCTGGCCGCTTGTG AGTCCCTTGCCAGAATTCAGCCCCTGCCTCCTGAGGTCCTGCTGACTCTGCCTGAGCCCACGGCGGCTGGACCAGCTGGACGCCAGAACTGCGGCAAGAGGCACAAGAAGAGAACCTTCCTACGGCCACGCATCATCG GGAGCCTTGTCCACACCTGCTGGGTGGTGTCTGCAGCCCACTGCTTCGCCAACAG CCCCCCCAGGGAAAGTGTCTCTGTGGTCCTGGGCCAACACTTCTTCAACCGCACGACGGATGTGACGCAGACGTTTGCCATAGTGAAGTACATCCCGTACCCCCTGTACTCGGTGTTCAACCCCAGTGACCATGACCTCG TCCTGATCCGGCTGGAGAAGAAAGGGGAACGCTGTGCCGTCCGCTCCCAGTTTGTCCAGCCCATCTGCCTGCCTGAGCCGGGGAGTCCCTTCCCTGCTGGGCACAAGTGCCAGATTGCAGGCTGGGGCCACCAGGATGAga ACGTGAGCGGCTACTCCAGCTCTCTGCGGGAGGCGCTCGTGCCCTTGGTTGCCGACCACAAGTGCAGCAGCCCAGAGGTGTATGGGGCCGACATCAGCCCCAACATGCTGTGCGCCGGCTACTTCGACTGCAGGTCCGACGCCTGCCAG GGGGACTCAGGCGGGCCCCTGGCCTGCGAGAAGAACGGCGTGGCCCACCTGTACGGTATCATCAGCTGGGGGGACGGCTGCGGGCGCCTCAACAAGCCCGGTGTCTACACCCGCGTGGCCAATTACGTGGACTGGATCAACGACCGGATTTGGCCCTCTAAGCGGCCTGCAGATCCCTCCTGA
- the HGFAC gene encoding hepatocyte growth factor activator isoform X1 — protein MGRWAWVPSPCPPPRLSLLLLLLLLVPRGAQPQAGRNQTEAPAQKATVTPGTPLIPVTSATLRPPATRAPKAEGPHGGGLTPLPRAAPSNSSAGGTVLTEAGQPCRFPFRYGGRMIHSCTSEGSAHRKWCATTHNYDRDRAWGYCVQASTPWEGPAALDPCASGPCLNGGSCSSTQDPESYHCTCPVDFAGKDCGSEKCFDESRYEYLEAGDRWARVHEGRVEQCECAGGQVRCQGTRHTACLSSPCLNGGTCHLIVATGTTVCACPPGHAGRLCNIVPAQSCFVGSGTEYRGVASTAASGLSCLAWNSDLLYQELHVDSVGAAALLGLGPHAYCRNPDKDERPWCYVVKDSALSWEYCRLAACESLARIQPLPPEVLLTLPEPTAAGPAGRQNCGKRHKKRTFLRPRIIGGSSSLPGSHPWLAAIYIGNNFCAGSLVHTCWVVSAAHCFANSPPRESVSVVLGQHFFNRTTDVTQTFAIVKYIPYPLYSVFNPSDHDLVLIRLEKKGERCAVRSQFVQPICLPEPGSPFPAGHKCQIAGWGHQDENVSGYSSSLREALVPLVADHKCSSPEVYGADISPNMLCAGYFDCRSDACQGDSGGPLACEKNGVAHLYGIISWGDGCGRLNKPGVYTRVANYVDWINDRIWPSKRPADPS, from the exons ATGGGGCGCTGGGCCTgggtccccagcccctgccccccacccaggctgtcactgctgctgctgctgctgctgctggtgcctCGCGGGGCTCAGCCCCAGGCTGGCAGG AACCAAACGGAAGCCCCAGCGCAAAAGGCCACAGTGACTCCTGGGACTCCCCTGATCCCGGTAACCTCGGCGACCCTCAGGCCCCCAGCCACGAGGGCTCCAAAGGCAGAGGGACCCCATGGTGGGGGGCTTACCCccctgcccagggcagcccccTCCAACAGCAGCGCTGGAGGCACAG TGCTCACCGAGGCCGGGCAGCCCTGCAGGTTCCCCTTCCGTTACGGCGGCCGCATGATCCACTCCTGCACTTCGGAGGGCAGCGCCCACAGGAAGTG GTGTGCCACGACTCACAACTATGACCGGGACCGGGCTTGGGGCTACTGCGTGCAGGCCTCCACTCCCTGGGAGGGCCCAG CTGCCCTGGATCCCTGTGCCTCTGGCCCCTGCCTCAATGGGGGCTCGTGCTCCAGCACCCAGGACCCTGAGTCATACCACTGCACCTGCCCCGTGGACTTCGCTGGCAAGGACTGCGGCTCGG AGAAGTGCTTTGATGAGAGCCGCTACGAGTACCTGGAGGCGGGCGATCGCTGGGCACGTGTGCACGAGGGCCGAGTGGAACAGTGCGAGTGTGCGGGGGGCCAGGTGCGGTGCCAGGGGACCCGTCACACAG CTTGTCTGAGCAGCCCCTGCCTCAACGGGGGCACCTGCCACCTGATCGTTGCCACCGGGACCACGGTGTGCGCCTGTCCCCCGGGCCACGCCGGGCGGCTCTGCAACATCG TGCCTGCCCAGAGCTGCTTCGTGGGGAGCGGGACCGAGTACCGAGGCGTGGCCAGCACAGCGGCCTCAGGCCTCAGCTGCCTGGCCTGGAACTCCGACCTCCTCTACCAGGAGCTGCACGTGGACTCCGTGGGCGCCGCGGCCCTGCTCGGCCTGGGCCCCCACGCCTACTGCCG gaacCCAGACAAGGATGAGAGGCCCTGGTGCTACGTGGTGAAGGACAGCGCCCTCTCGTGGGAGTACTGCCGCCTGGCCGCTTGTG AGTCCCTTGCCAGAATTCAGCCCCTGCCTCCTGAGGTCCTGCTGACTCTGCCTGAGCCCACGGCGGCTGGACCAGCTGGACGCCAGAACTGCGGCAAGAGGCACAAGAAGAGAACCTTCCTACGGCCACGCATCATCGGTGGGTCATCCTCGCTGCCGGGCTCCCACCCCTGGCTGGCCGCCATCTACATCGGGAACAATTTCTGCGCAGGGAGCCTTGTCCACACCTGCTGGGTGGTGTCTGCAGCCCACTGCTTCGCCAACAG CCCCCCCAGGGAAAGTGTCTCTGTGGTCCTGGGCCAACACTTCTTCAACCGCACGACGGATGTGACGCAGACGTTTGCCATAGTGAAGTACATCCCGTACCCCCTGTACTCGGTGTTCAACCCCAGTGACCATGACCTCG TCCTGATCCGGCTGGAGAAGAAAGGGGAACGCTGTGCCGTCCGCTCCCAGTTTGTCCAGCCCATCTGCCTGCCTGAGCCGGGGAGTCCCTTCCCTGCTGGGCACAAGTGCCAGATTGCAGGCTGGGGCCACCAGGATGAga ACGTGAGCGGCTACTCCAGCTCTCTGCGGGAGGCGCTCGTGCCCTTGGTTGCCGACCACAAGTGCAGCAGCCCAGAGGTGTATGGGGCCGACATCAGCCCCAACATGCTGTGCGCCGGCTACTTCGACTGCAGGTCCGACGCCTGCCAG GGGGACTCAGGCGGGCCCCTGGCCTGCGAGAAGAACGGCGTGGCCCACCTGTACGGTATCATCAGCTGGGGGGACGGCTGCGGGCGCCTCAACAAGCCCGGTGTCTACACCCGCGTGGCCAATTACGTGGACTGGATCAACGACCGGATTTGGCCCTCTAAGCGGCCTGCAGATCCCTCCTGA